A single window of Chloroflexota bacterium DNA harbors:
- a CDS encoding circularly permuted type 2 ATP-grasp protein → MISWRMEAGMMAQLPQNSETTVSEYRSDAGDVRAVYSDVLAALDGLGDDSMRERWRQANREVKLDAFSFALDPKEFRPVPTDWIPRIIEMDEWRNIKAGVEQRLRALNAFLLDVYAGAQTVVPDDVVYSCQYFYPELQGFLPAKDVFVHIYGIDLVQQRDGKYVVLEDNLRIPSGITYQLKTMEIARQIFPELCEAYDIVPYDIRDTYLDMFASLCDNPNSTCALLTDSKFGSAFFEHRYLSELLDIPLVEGSDLYIGYDGDVCMKTLDGDARVDLIYRRVEDLEIFVPHLTDAYLNGKVVLVNGMGTSVADDKLVFLWVPEMIRHYLDEEPILEQAVSYDLDDAASRAYVLENMDKMVLKTRQGYGGLGVYIMPDLAGNYRTQLTRQIIENPRAMIAQETIDFTRHVIFDEETGEYEDRYIDLRVYAVQNGRGEATAFPGGLTRVSQAGNRVTNNSSGGLCKPTWVVR, encoded by the coding sequence ATGATTAGTTGGCGAATGGAGGCTGGTATGATGGCGCAGTTGCCGCAGAATAGCGAAACGACGGTTAGCGAGTATCGCAGCGATGCGGGCGATGTTCGCGCCGTATATTCGGATGTCTTGGCGGCGCTTGACGGGCTGGGCGATGACAGCATGCGCGAACGCTGGCGGCAGGCTAACCGCGAGGTCAAGCTGGACGCCTTTTCGTTTGCGCTTGACCCTAAAGAGTTCAGGCCCGTGCCCACGGACTGGATCCCGCGCATCATCGAGATGGACGAATGGCGCAATATCAAGGCGGGCGTGGAGCAGAGATTGCGCGCGCTGAATGCCTTCCTGCTGGATGTGTACGCCGGCGCGCAGACGGTCGTGCCCGACGATGTTGTGTACTCCTGCCAGTACTTTTACCCTGAGCTGCAAGGCTTCCTGCCAGCGAAGGATGTATTCGTGCACATCTACGGCATCGACTTGGTGCAGCAGCGCGACGGCAAGTATGTCGTGCTGGAAGACAACCTGCGCATACCGTCCGGCATCACATATCAGCTCAAGACGATGGAAATCGCGCGACAGATTTTCCCGGAGCTTTGCGAAGCCTATGACATCGTTCCATACGACATACGCGACACATACCTAGACATGTTCGCATCATTGTGCGACAATCCCAATTCAACCTGCGCGCTGCTGACCGACAGCAAGTTCGGCTCGGCGTTCTTCGAGCATCGATACCTATCCGAACTGCTGGACATTCCGCTTGTAGAAGGTAGTGACCTGTACATCGGCTATGATGGCGATGTGTGTATGAAGACGCTGGACGGCGATGCGCGCGTGGACCTGATTTACCGCCGCGTGGAAGACTTGGAGATATTCGTGCCGCACCTTACGGACGCCTACCTGAACGGCAAGGTCGTGCTGGTGAACGGCATGGGAACAAGCGTCGCGGACGACAAGCTGGTGTTCCTGTGGGTGCCGGAGATGATACGCCACTACCTTGACGAAGAGCCGATATTGGAGCAAGCGGTGAGCTACGACCTCGACGATGCGGCGAGCCGCGCCTATGTGCTGGAAAACATGGACAAGATGGTGCTGAAGACGCGGCAAGGCTACGGCGGGCTGGGCGTGTACATAATGCCGGACCTCGCGGGCAACTATCGCACGCAGCTGACGAGACAGATTATCGAGAACCCGCGCGCGATGATAGCGCAGGAGACCATCGATTTCACGCGGCACGTGATATTCGACGAAGAGACGGGCGAGTACGAAGACCGCTACATCGACCTGCGCGTGTATGCGGTGCAGAATGGGCGCGGCGAGGCGACTGCGTTCCCTGGCGGGCTGACGAGGGTATCGCAAGCGGGCAACCGCGTCACGAACAACTCATCGGGTGGTCTATGCAAGCCGACTTGGGTGGTGCGGTAA
- a CDS encoding transglutaminase family protein codes for MQADLGGAVSDAGTLVGYTYGARYVYTDTVILNDNFLRVSACEDGYQTPLTSAVITVPATRPVQYKDSMGNPTHRVRLSSPHRNLTILAVGSVRLDSPPSALEEVALANLRYDASADEFLSSTPMVHPDMVADMARQIIGGNTGEPVGKGAGLLETVDGIVSWVHENITYIRGSTTVATTAEQVIGTRQGVCQDMTHLTIGMLRALGIPARYVSGLMCGQVGETHAWLEFLHPARGWLPSDPTRGQSIVRGADLVKFAVGRDYTQASPVEGSFVSKGTGWLDVVVAQAMPSADSVSFDDAMSLIEKAKSA; via the coding sequence ATGCAAGCCGACTTGGGTGGTGCGGTAAGCGATGCGGGCACGCTCGTCGGCTACACCTACGGCGCCCGCTATGTCTATACTGACACCGTTATCCTCAACGACAACTTCCTGAGAGTCTCGGCATGCGAAGACGGTTATCAGACGCCGCTCACATCGGCGGTGATAACCGTGCCTGCCACGCGCCCGGTGCAGTACAAGGACAGCATGGGCAACCCGACACACCGCGTCCGCCTGTCGTCGCCGCATCGAAACCTGACGATTCTCGCCGTGGGCAGTGTGCGCCTCGACAGCCCACCGTCTGCGCTGGAAGAAGTCGCGCTCGCCAATCTGCGATACGACGCGAGCGCAGACGAGTTCTTGTCGTCCACACCGATGGTGCATCCGGATATGGTCGCGGACATGGCGCGGCAGATTATCGGCGGCAACACGGGCGAGCCGGTTGGCAAAGGCGCGGGTCTGCTGGAAACGGTGGATGGCATCGTGAGCTGGGTGCATGAGAATATCACCTACATTCGCGGCAGCACGACAGTCGCCACGACGGCGGAGCAGGTGATCGGCACGCGGCAGGGCGTTTGCCAAGACATGACGCACTTGACGATTGGGATGCTGCGCGCGCTGGGCATTCCGGCGCGCTATGTCAGCGGGCTGATGTGCGGGCAGGTCGGCGAAACGCATGCGTGGCTGGAATTCCTGCATCCTGCGCGAGGCTGGCTGCCTTCTGACCCAACACGCGGACAGTCCATCGTCAGAGGCGCCGACCTCGTGAAGTTCGCCGTCGGTCGGGACTATACGCAGGCATCGCCTGTCGAAGGGTCGTTCGTGTCGAAGGGTACGGGCTGGCTCGATGTGGTCGTAGCGCAGGCAATGCCGTCCGCCGACAGCGTGTCGTTCGACGACGCTATGAGCCTTATCGAGAAGGCGAAGTCCGCATAG
- a CDS encoding alpha-E domain-containing protein yields MIQTMAEPQSIRVARDGWMTDSRAYNLIWLGRWMERAESIARGMDTAAKHAEFARSGANADGNDALLNCLCDLASSFGVSVERREEVTAELLLRNPGSSVLQSLIKARLSATQIAPVELMRALTEAILEVERVPVEEITTPQQVIDMATAVIGKIASAGQVIEDEWFGRETLSDEEIYRRFAQQQQQQQMCG; encoded by the coding sequence TTGATTCAGACGATGGCAGAGCCGCAATCGATTAGAGTCGCTAGAGACGGGTGGATGACGGATTCACGGGCGTACAACCTCATCTGGCTGGGACGCTGGATGGAGCGCGCCGAAAGCATCGCGCGTGGCATGGACACCGCCGCCAAGCACGCCGAATTCGCCAGATCAGGCGCCAACGCAGACGGCAACGATGCGCTGCTGAATTGCCTGTGCGACCTCGCAAGCTCGTTTGGCGTGTCGGTAGAGCGGCGGGAAGAAGTAACAGCGGAGCTGCTGCTGCGAAACCCGGGCTCGTCAGTCTTGCAGAGCCTGATCAAGGCACGGCTATCGGCAACGCAAATCGCGCCTGTGGAGCTAATGCGCGCCCTGACCGAAGCGATACTCGAAGTCGAGCGCGTGCCGGTAGAAGAAATCACCACGCCGCAGCAAGTCATCGATATGGCAACAGCGGTGATAGGCAAGATAGCGAGCGCCGGTCAAGTCATCGAAGACGAATGGTTCGGCAGAGAAACGCTAAGCGACGAGGAGATTTACAGGCGGTTCGCGCAGCAGCAACAACAACAGCAGATGTGCGGCTGA
- a CDS encoding xanthine dehydrogenase family protein molybdopterin-binding subunit, which produces MLPQEEYKVVGTRPVRHDGVDKVTGRALYGADMNLAGLLHGKVLRSPHAHARILSIDTSKAEAHPDVKAVVTSADLAPMSPIPQVARQGVPIGENILAKDKVLYKGHPIAAVAAVNPHIAEEALALIDVEYEVLPSVSNVEDALKADAPVLHEHWIERGGDDNIAASKNIADHEQHLLGDVDAGFAAADQVFEREYRTKTVHQGYIEPHTATAFWAADGAPNDRLTIWSSSQGHFAMRDSTAQVLGIPNSQIKVVPMEIGGGFGGKTLAYLEAVSSALSRKTGKPVKSTMTRTEVLEASGPTAGGYLKCRIGVTDEGRITAAQIYFAFEGGAYPGAPLPGSSAAVFAPYFIENVRIDGYDIMTNKPKTAAYRAPGAPIVCFASESLIDEIAKALNMDPVEFRLLNVATPGTRRADGVMNGPIGAKETMEAILAHPHYSAPLEGENRGRGIAMGFCRNNSGMASAIANVLSNGTVSLIEGSMDIGGSRTAVAQMFAETLGLPIEDVIPTVGDTDTIGYTSTSGGSGVAYKSGFAAFEAANDVKRQFIQRAAMLWEADEDQVEYVDGGLRHKSDTELTMSFKELASRMPDTGGPIVGRANMNPGGSAGSYAANIVDVEVDRETGKVDILRFTAFQDVGVAVHPSYVEGQIQGGTVQGIGWALNEEYYMSDDGAMLNSSLLDYRMPTALDLPMIEAVVLEVPNPAHPFGVKGVGEANIVPPLAALANAIDGAVGVRMFDLPMNPQAVTKAIGESE; this is translated from the coding sequence ATGCTGCCACAAGAAGAGTATAAGGTCGTCGGCACGCGCCCGGTGCGGCACGACGGCGTCGATAAGGTTACCGGACGCGCGCTTTACGGCGCGGACATGAACCTCGCCGGCTTGCTGCACGGCAAGGTGCTGCGAAGTCCGCACGCACACGCCCGCATCTTGTCCATCGACACCAGCAAGGCAGAGGCGCATCCCGATGTGAAGGCGGTCGTTACATCCGCCGACCTCGCGCCCATGTCCCCGATTCCGCAGGTCGCTCGACAGGGCGTCCCCATCGGCGAGAACATCCTCGCCAAGGACAAAGTGCTGTACAAGGGGCATCCCATCGCGGCCGTCGCAGCCGTCAACCCGCACATCGCGGAAGAGGCGCTCGCGCTCATTGATGTGGAGTACGAAGTGCTGCCCAGCGTGTCCAACGTCGAAGACGCTCTCAAGGCGGACGCGCCCGTGCTGCACGAGCACTGGATCGAGCGCGGCGGTGACGACAATATCGCAGCCAGCAAGAATATCGCCGACCACGAGCAGCATCTGCTTGGCGACGTTGATGCCGGCTTCGCGGCGGCTGACCAGGTTTTCGAGCGCGAATACCGCACGAAGACAGTGCATCAGGGCTACATCGAGCCGCACACCGCGACGGCGTTCTGGGCTGCGGACGGCGCGCCCAATGACCGCCTTACGATTTGGAGCAGCAGCCAAGGGCACTTCGCCATGCGAGACAGCACCGCTCAGGTGCTGGGCATCCCCAACTCGCAGATTAAGGTCGTGCCGATGGAAATCGGCGGCGGTTTCGGCGGTAAGACGCTGGCGTATCTCGAAGCAGTGTCGTCCGCGCTCTCGCGAAAGACCGGCAAGCCCGTAAAGTCCACGATGACGCGCACCGAAGTGCTGGAGGCGTCCGGACCGACCGCAGGCGGTTACCTGAAATGCAGGATTGGCGTTACCGATGAAGGGCGCATCACCGCCGCTCAGATATACTTCGCCTTTGAGGGAGGAGCGTATCCCGGCGCGCCGCTGCCCGGCTCTTCCGCAGCCGTGTTCGCGCCGTACTTCATCGAGAATGTGCGCATCGACGGCTACGACATTATGACGAACAAGCCCAAGACGGCGGCATACCGCGCGCCCGGCGCTCCGATTGTGTGCTTCGCGTCCGAGAGCCTGATAGACGAAATCGCGAAGGCGCTCAATATGGATCCGGTAGAGTTCCGCCTGCTGAATGTCGCCACGCCTGGCACGCGCAGAGCGGACGGCGTCATGAACGGTCCCATCGGCGCAAAAGAAACGATGGAGGCGATACTGGCGCACCCTCACTATAGCGCGCCGCTCGAAGGCGAGAACCGCGGGCGTGGCATTGCGATGGGCTTCTGCCGCAACAACTCCGGCATGGCGTCCGCCATCGCCAACGTGCTGTCCAACGGCACGGTCAGCCTCATCGAAGGCAGCATGGACATCGGCGGCTCGCGCACCGCAGTCGCGCAGATGTTTGCCGAGACGCTCGGCCTGCCAATCGAGGATGTTATTCCCACAGTGGGCGACACAGACACTATCGGCTACACATCCACATCCGGCGGCAGCGGAGTGGCGTACAAGTCTGGTTTCGCAGCGTTCGAAGCCGCGAACGATGTCAAGCGCCAGTTCATACAGCGCGCCGCGATGCTCTGGGAGGCGGACGAGGATCAGGTGGAATACGTAGATGGCGGTCTGCGCCACAAGTCCGACACCGAGCTCACGATGTCCTTCAAGGAACTGGCGTCTCGCATGCCGGATACGGGCGGCCCCATCGTCGGCAGGGCGAACATGAACCCCGGCGGCTCGGCAGGCTCATATGCCGCGAACATCGTCGATGTGGAAGTCGATCGAGAGACCGGCAAGGTTGACATTCTGCGCTTCACTGCGTTCCAGGATGTTGGCGTCGCAGTGCATCCCAGCTATGTCGAGGGGCAGATACAGGGCGGCACGGTGCAAGGCATCGGCTGGGCGCTGAATGAAGAGTACTATATGAGCGACGACGGCGCGATGCTGAACAGCAGCCTGCTGGACTATCGTATGCCTACCGCGCTCGACCTGCCGATGATCGAAGCCGTAGTATTGGAAGTGCCGAACCCGGCGCACCCGTTCGGCGTTAAGGGCGTAGGCGAGGCGAACATCGTCCCGCCGCTAGCCGCGCTAGCCAATGCTATCGACGGCGCAGTCGGAGTCCGCATGTTCGACCTGCCCATGAACCCGCAGGCGGTTACGAAGGCGATAGGGGAGAGCGAATAA
- the fabF gene encoding beta-ketoacyl-ACP synthase II → MENGRKRVVITGMGAVTPLGDSIDAYWASLKKGESGIGTMTLADPTDYPCKVAGEIPDFDPGKYINPREARRMARFSQTAVAAAALAIEDAALNLSAEDEERMGVVMGNGNGGFPDTEANARTLFNRGGMRISPFFIPMILPNMAAANVSRLFGLKGYTSTVITACAAGTQGIGEAAEAIRRGAADVVLGGGCEAGICQLGLGGFNVIKALSRSEVPPDKASRPFDANRDGFVPAEGAAILVLESLEHAMDRGANILAEVSGYGVSSDAFHAVQPDEDGAGAARAMRWAIENAGMQPTDIDYINAHGTSTPKNDMVETLAIKKVFGEGAYDVPISSTKSMIGHALGGAGALEAVACVKTIQDGIIHPTINYETADPDCDLDYVPNEARQAQVNTVLSNSFGFGGQNACIVLSRYA, encoded by the coding sequence ATGGAAAACGGAAGGAAGCGAGTCGTTATCACTGGCATGGGTGCGGTTACACCGCTCGGAGATTCTATTGATGCGTACTGGGCGAGCCTGAAAAAGGGCGAGTCCGGCATCGGCACCATGACGCTCGCAGACCCTACGGATTATCCCTGCAAGGTCGCCGGCGAGATTCCGGACTTCGACCCGGGCAAGTATATCAACCCGCGCGAGGCGAGGCGAATGGCGCGCTTTTCTCAGACAGCGGTCGCCGCAGCCGCGCTCGCAATCGAAGACGCCGCGCTTAACCTGTCCGCCGAGGATGAAGAGCGCATGGGCGTAGTGATGGGCAACGGCAACGGAGGTTTCCCGGACACGGAGGCGAACGCGCGCACGCTATTCAACCGCGGTGGCATGCGCATTAGCCCGTTCTTCATCCCGATGATTCTGCCGAACATGGCGGCGGCGAATGTGAGCCGCCTATTCGGACTGAAGGGCTACACTTCCACCGTGATTACGGCTTGCGCGGCTGGCACGCAAGGCATCGGCGAGGCTGCGGAGGCGATACGGCGCGGCGCGGCGGATGTCGTGCTTGGCGGCGGATGCGAGGCGGGCATCTGCCAACTCGGGCTTGGTGGGTTCAATGTCATCAAGGCGCTCAGCCGCAGCGAAGTGCCGCCGGACAAGGCGAGCCGCCCGTTCGACGCCAACCGAGACGGATTCGTGCCTGCGGAAGGCGCGGCGATTCTGGTGCTGGAAAGCCTAGAGCACGCGATGGACAGAGGCGCGAACATCCTCGCGGAAGTGTCCGGTTACGGCGTGTCGTCGGACGCGTTCCATGCCGTGCAGCCGGACGAAGACGGCGCGGGCGCGGCGCGCGCGATGCGCTGGGCTATCGAAAACGCCGGCATGCAGCCCACCGACATCGACTACATCAACGCGCACGGCACGTCCACGCCCAAGAACGACATGGTGGAGACGCTGGCAATCAAGAAAGTCTTCGGCGAGGGCGCGTACGATGTACCAATCAGCTCCACAAAGTCGATGATAGGGCATGCGCTCGGTGGCGCGGGCGCACTGGAAGCGGTCGCCTGCGTCAAGACAATACAAGACGGCATCATCCACCCGACCATAAACTACGAGACCGCCGATCCCGACTGCGACCTTGATTATGTGCCAAACGAAGCGCGGCAGGCGCAGGTAAACACAGTGCTGTCCAACAGCTTCGGCTTCGGCGGCCAAAACGCCTGCATAGTCCTGTCCCGATACGCCTAA
- a CDS encoding bifunctional folylpolyglutamate synthase/dihydrofolate synthase, protein MNTCAQLTYEGALRRVMGLADFERSTHSPGHSSFHLERMTLLMERLDNAHLAVPTVHIAGTKGKGSTSAMTAAILAAQGYKVGLYTSPHLHSATERIRVNGQPVSEREFADVVDSIWHVVEDVGDNSGYGGVTTFEAMTAMAFVHFRRIGADFQVMEVGLGGRLDSTNIVEPRVCAITNISLDHIATLGDTIAKIAFEKAGIIKPRTPVVVAPQSDEAMQVIADVADKRGAPLLSVADRFSWRKRRSDIRSQAFTLTGADSEYELETPLLGDYQMENAATAVAIAETLIAQGVALEYDAIVRGILDVHWPARLQTLAMPEDGGKLLVVDGAHNPYSMERLVEALPGYFAYDRLILIFGALSGHSAAGMLRALAPLSPLALATHSRHPRSASGETIAQVARELGMEVIHTSENVGEATRHALSLATERDLVLGTGSLSVAAEVTEEIRQIPPELYPYMSMPRR, encoded by the coding sequence ATGAACACCTGCGCACAACTCACTTACGAAGGCGCTTTGCGGCGCGTGATGGGGCTTGCCGACTTCGAACGCTCCACGCACAGCCCGGGTCATTCATCGTTCCATCTCGAGCGCATGACGCTGCTGATGGAGCGGCTTGACAACGCGCATCTCGCCGTGCCGACGGTGCACATCGCCGGCACGAAAGGCAAGGGCAGCACATCCGCGATGACCGCCGCCATCCTCGCCGCGCAGGGATACAAGGTCGGGCTGTACACCTCGCCGCACCTGCACAGCGCGACCGAGCGCATCCGCGTTAATGGGCAGCCCGTCAGCGAGCGCGAGTTCGCCGATGTCGTGGATAGCATCTGGCATGTGGTCGAAGATGTGGGCGACAATAGCGGCTACGGCGGCGTTACTACATTCGAGGCGATGACGGCTATGGCATTCGTCCATTTCCGGCGCATCGGCGCGGACTTTCAAGTGATGGAAGTTGGACTGGGCGGCAGGCTAGATTCCACGAACATCGTTGAGCCACGAGTGTGCGCCATCACCAACATCAGCCTCGACCACATCGCGACGCTGGGCGACACCATCGCCAAGATCGCCTTCGAAAAGGCGGGCATAATCAAGCCCAGAACGCCGGTCGTGGTCGCGCCGCAGTCCGACGAAGCGATGCAAGTGATAGCTGATGTCGCAGACAAGCGCGGTGCGCCATTGTTGTCTGTCGCCGACCGCTTCTCGTGGCGCAAGCGGCGCTCCGACATTCGCTCGCAAGCCTTCACGCTCACCGGCGCCGACTCGGAGTACGAGCTAGAGACGCCCTTGCTCGGCGATTACCAGATGGAAAATGCGGCGACCGCAGTGGCAATCGCGGAGACGCTAATCGCGCAAGGCGTGGCGTTGGAATACGATGCCATCGTGCGCGGTATCCTCGATGTGCATTGGCCCGCGCGCTTGCAAACGCTCGCCATGCCGGAAGATGGCGGCAAGCTCCTAGTCGTTGACGGCGCGCACAATCCCTATTCTATGGAACGGCTAGTCGAGGCGCTACCCGGCTACTTCGCATACGACCGGCTCATCCTTATATTTGGCGCACTCAGTGGACACAGCGCCGCCGGGATGCTGCGCGCGCTCGCGCCGTTGTCTCCTCTGGCGCTCGCCACGCACTCGCGCCATCCGCGCTCCGCATCCGGCGAAACGATAGCGCAAGTCGCGCGAGAACTCGGCATGGAAGTAATCCACACATCGGAAAACGTAGGCGAAGCAACACGCCACGCCCTATCCCTTGCAACCGAGCGCGACCTGGTGCTTGGCACTGGCTCCCTATCCGTAGCCGCCGAAGTAACCGAAGAAATCCGGCAAATTCCCCCTGAACTCTACCCCTACATGAGCATGCCGCGCCGGTGA
- a CDS encoding AAA family ATPase: MQNILTNKTLKTPCVRCSGLGNLCSRYTKCCYRVYAPTRNRRPHDNAIIQSKQARQSELISANQVDSGGNMKLVRARVTDFKSIDDSGWVDIDDVTSMVGKNESGKTAFLGALKRLNPVDGDQEFELKDYPRKGYVKYRRQHMTNPAVAITAVLTLSDDEKYEMAEQVGAGVIVSEEITVSKNYKNELFWQFDMDEGGVVQHLLTNSELPPEIVNHANDASSVMELLATLEALDVKPVAVGRLITNIYSRFSEREPRAVVEDILHSMLPKFVYFDEYSTMRGRISIQDMLRRVEANEDLDESDRTFMSLLSLVGADLEDLQTQMNYEYMKAELESASISISDEMFEYWAQNKQLRVEFDLSPADPNDTPPLNEGTILHVRIWNNRHRVSVPFDDRSKGFVWFFSFLTYFSSIEEQEECDLVLLLDEPGLNLHALAQHDFLRFIDERLAPKHQVIYTTHSPFMINLEQLDRIRTVQDVDDKGTIISADTLSNDEDTVFPLRVALGHNLAHSLFLAPHCLMVNSAADLIYLQILGEICASKGYQRLDPRWVVIPVGSSDNLPMFVSLLGDSYVSVAVMMDVTPKNKERMKLFNENSVLQRNNPVKWVEVQKIRTADIEDIFEPAFYLNLVNESYSMELLEPVSAKAIAGKDPRIVERLGDYFEKEEIAGGQFDSYRPAAWLLENHGRLRKEISDDAIELAASMFQRVNGLLPNENIANGFGGEHIANRRNGGNGKNGINGGGRYGDGIGKTSRTNGAGTNGTNANGKRRTTVPTFAL, translated from the coding sequence ATGCAAAACATTTTAACTAACAAAACCCTAAAAACTCCTTGCGTGCGTTGTTCAGGGTTGGGTAATCTCTGTTCACGATACACGAAGTGCTGTTATCGAGTCTATGCACCGACAAGAAATCGACGACCACACGACAACGCGATTATACAATCGAAACAGGCACGCCAATCTGAGCTAATCAGCGCAAATCAGGTGGATTCAGGAGGAAATATGAAACTCGTTCGCGCTCGGGTAACCGACTTCAAATCAATTGACGACTCCGGATGGGTCGATATAGACGACGTAACCTCTATGGTCGGCAAGAACGAGTCCGGCAAGACGGCGTTTCTGGGCGCCCTGAAGCGGCTGAACCCCGTCGATGGCGACCAGGAATTCGAGCTGAAGGACTATCCCCGCAAGGGTTACGTGAAGTACCGGCGCCAGCACATGACCAACCCGGCAGTCGCCATTACCGCCGTTCTGACGCTCTCCGACGACGAAAAATACGAGATGGCGGAGCAGGTCGGCGCGGGTGTTATCGTATCCGAAGAGATTACGGTCTCCAAGAACTACAAGAACGAACTCTTCTGGCAGTTCGATATGGACGAAGGGGGTGTAGTGCAGCACCTGCTCACAAACTCCGAGCTGCCGCCGGAAATCGTCAACCACGCCAATGATGCATCGTCCGTCATGGAGTTGCTCGCCACGCTGGAAGCGCTCGATGTGAAGCCGGTCGCCGTCGGCAGGCTGATTACCAACATCTACAGCCGCTTCAGCGAGCGTGAGCCGCGCGCCGTCGTCGAGGACATCCTGCACTCTATGCTGCCGAAGTTCGTCTATTTCGACGAATACAGCACCATGCGCGGCAGAATTTCCATCCAAGATATGCTGCGGCGCGTAGAGGCGAACGAAGACCTCGACGAATCCGACCGCACATTCATGTCGCTGCTGTCGTTGGTCGGCGCGGACCTCGAAGACCTGCAAACGCAGATGAACTACGAGTACATGAAGGCAGAGCTGGAGTCCGCTTCCATCAGCATCTCCGACGAGATGTTCGAATACTGGGCGCAGAACAAGCAGCTGCGCGTGGAGTTCGACTTGTCGCCGGCAGATCCGAACGACACGCCTCCGCTGAACGAAGGCACGATTTTGCATGTGCGCATCTGGAACAATCGCCACCGCGTGTCTGTGCCGTTCGACGACCGGTCGAAGGGCTTCGTCTGGTTTTTCTCCTTCCTGACATACTTCTCCAGCATCGAAGAGCAGGAAGAGTGCGACCTAGTGCTGCTGCTGGACGAGCCGGGCTTGAACTTGCACGCGCTCGCGCAGCACGACTTCCTGCGCTTCATCGACGAGAGGCTCGCGCCAAAGCACCAGGTCATTTACACCACGCACTCGCCGTTTATGATCAACCTTGAGCAGCTCGACCGTATCCGTACGGTGCAGGACGTGGACGACAAGGGCACAATCATCAGTGCGGACACGCTCAGCAACGACGAGGACACGGTGTTCCCGTTGCGGGTCGCACTGGGGCACAATCTGGCGCATTCGCTGTTCCTCGCGCCGCACTGCCTGATGGTCAATTCGGCAGCCGACCTCATCTACCTGCAGATTCTCGGCGAGATTTGCGCGAGCAAAGGCTATCAGCGCCTCGACCCGCGCTGGGTCGTTATCCCGGTGGGTAGCTCCGACAACCTGCCGATGTTCGTCTCGCTGCTCGGCGATAGCTATGTCAGCGTCGCCGTGATGATGGATGTTACGCCGAAGAACAAGGAGCGGATGAAGCTGTTCAACGAGAACAGCGTCCTTCAGCGCAACAACCCGGTGAAGTGGGTGGAGGTGCAGAAGATCCGCACGGCGGACATCGAAGACATCTTCGAGCCTGCGTTCTACCTGAATCTGGTCAACGAATCCTACAGCATGGAACTGCTGGAGCCGGTCTCCGCGAAGGCGATCGCCGGCAAGGACCCGCGCATCGTAGAGCGTCTCGGCGACTACTTCGAGAAAGAAGAGATAGCGGGCGGTCAATTCGATTCGTACAGGCCTGCGGCATGGCTGCTGGAAAACCACGGGCGTCTGCGGAAGGAAATCAGTGACGACGCCATCGAGCTCGCGGCATCCATGTTCCAGCGAGTCAACGGTCTGCTGCCGAACGAAAACATCGCCAATGGCTTTGGCGGGGAGCATATCGCCAACCGCCGCAACGGTGGCAATGGCAAGAACGGTATTAACGGAGGCGGCCGATACGGCGACGGCATAGGCAAAACCAGCCGCACCAACGGTGCTGGCACCAACGGAACCAACGCCAACGGCAAGCGCCGAACCACCGTCCCGACGTTCGCGCTGTAA